The Anguilla anguilla isolate fAngAng1 chromosome 19, fAngAng1.pri, whole genome shotgun sequence genome has a segment encoding these proteins:
- the cped1 gene encoding cadherin-like and PC-esterase domain-containing protein 1 isoform X2, translating into MICRLSGTFKAAREAGMFCRQLWTLRRRCCPRSVLLVGVALCLVYQTLAVARSRLKASPTVSTLPNKSTEPVEQFGQLLIKHPERLNSMIGGLKNESSNVQLSPSGRGRKAVVLIGQRVAADTEVQLYLRVLQEQGYAVRVWRYAEASAALRRDVGAPGGSDWALLLCVPGGSERVCSSRAESPLLQPHQRVSVIPELDRAFSHLAGLCRFQSDSRLSGLEFPIIPSACEQRRDSGSPATPQWTPPHPPLGLAAGRGFVAMVKVYVLVTSVTPLTAFLHRTGLVRTDLSSSGYVSKLQSFLLKHLGADAPLALASVREAVGGVLLAATATVSASQPRSRCVLCFQLLTFTLHFNGSLLPEIVQVQKDLHFEDLEDPDFEGQITKELILEDALKFLLPPTTENPDLTKLFSESGTPIGEKYGGCVGTNGACLPPGEAHLLLQFAHQLRTGGPFKLLYPATSPGLTALQHHLSQRFRTAGNSGTGVLLAGLLSWVLNQTGMGDPEGPRGGTSAEDYSQRSDCGHDRCSDPHLRQVYTDPPLALSPPFSPGVREYQAEVPFDTVTVRIRAEPVDCSCQVHLDERRGPRMANYPVGLGSSRISILVTDESEAEPVIMTIYTLSIYRQTRPSLPMFSEHVTCGFEQDCGLLVQPDRPCGLEPLSGTPSPGEPQVYDRACSSGDAPGRWVVPCLSCSDNRTCDWREVSWQPYGCRHPVLTRPQLQSCLMDRKVLFIGDSTNRGMMYYLMERVNATLQDWDKAHDTIVYHNVNQGHTLISYSYYPQFWLEKARRPTFKRALELLIERSRPLEDSAQTVLVAGGVQWLNTNHLTILHQVLKRENLLNILVVVKSLGMGFHLPVDGIRSLSLRGVQDLYSVNENILTAAKHYGYEVIDTFRITMGRYKEFLQGKCACHFHEVGRPASSPAPLHRQMKLFGQGEEGRTGPSTAGPQQDQRPGPGPGSPYHVHGPVNQVYSEILLSRLCASPRNSTLRPH; encoded by the exons ATGATATGCCGCTTGTCCGGAACCTTCAAAGCTGCAAGAGAAGCGGGGATGTTCTGTCGGCAGCTTTGGACGCTCCGCCGTCGCTGTTGTCCGCGTTCAGTGCTGCTCGTAGGAGTTGCGTTATGCCTCGTCTACCAGACCCTGGCGGTCGCCCGGAGTCGGTTGAAGGCTAGCCCTACCGTCTCTACCCTGCCGAACAAGTCAACGGAGCCTGTCGAGCAGTTTGGGCAATTATTGATCAAACACCCAGAGCGCCTTAATTCTATGATTGGAGGTTTGAAAAACGAATCCTCAAAT GTCCAGCTGAGCCCGTCGGGGCGTGGCAGGAAGGCGGTGGTGCTGATTGGTCAGCGCGTCGCCGCGGATACGGAGGTGCAGCTGTACCTGCGGGTCCTGCAGGAGCAGGGCTACGCAGTCAGGGTGTGGCGCTACGCGGAGGCCAGCGCTGCTCTGCGGCGGGACGTGGGCGCTCCAG GTGGCAGTGACTGGgcgctgctgctgtgtgtgccgGGCGGGTCTGAGCgggtctgcagcagcagggcggagTCTCCGCTCCTCCAGCCTCATCAGAGG GTGAGCGTCATACCTGAGCTGGACCGGGCGTTCTCTCACCTGGCCGGGCTCTGCCGCTTCCAGAGCGACAGCAGGCTgtcag GACTTGAATTTCCCATCATTCCCTCTGCCTGTGAGCAGCGGAGAGACAGCGGAAGCCCAGCCACACCGCAATG gaccccaccccaccctcccctggGCCTCGCCGCGGGACGCGGGTTCGTTGCCATGGTGAAAGTGTACGTCCTCGTCACCTCGGTGACGCCCCTCACGGCCTTCCTCCACCGCACCGGCCTGGTCAGGACGGACCTCTCCAGCAGCGGCTACGTCTCCAAG CTCCAGTCCTTCCTCCTGAAGCACCTGGGAGCCGACGCCCCTCTGGCCCTCGCCAGCGTCAGGGAGGCGGTGGGCGGAGTCCTCCTGGCTGCCACGGCGACCGTCTCAGCATCCCAGCCCCGAAGCAG GTGCGTCCTCTGTTTCCAGCTGCTGACGTTCACCCTGCACTTCAACGGCTCTCTGCTCCCCGAGATCGTCCAG GTGCAGAAGGACTTGCACTTCGAGGACCTGGAGGACCCAGACTTTGAAGGCCAGATAACCAAAGAGCTCATTCTAGAAGACGCTCTCAAGTTCCTGCTTCCTCCGACCACAGAAAACCCCGACCTAACGAAGCTCTTCTCTGAGTCAGGCACTCCGATTGGAGAGAAG TACGGTGGCTGTGTGGGGACAAACGGAGCCTGTCTGCCTCCTGGTGAGGCACATCTGCTCCTCCAGTTTGCACACCAGTTGAGAACGGGGGGGCCCTTTAAACTG CTCTACCCCGCGACCTCTCCTGGCCTCACCGCCCTCCAGCACCATCTCTCCCAAAGGTTCCGCACcgcagggaattctgggacagGAGTCCTCCTGGCGGGGCTGTTGAGCTGGGTCCTCAACCAGACAGG GATGGGTGATCCAGAGGGACCCAGAGGAGGCACTTCAGCAGAAG ATTACTCACAGCGGTCAGACTGTGGTCACG ACAGGTGCTCGGACCCCCACCTGCGGCAGGTGTACACAGACCCCCCGCTGGCCCTCAGCCCCCCGTTCAGCCCCGGGGTGCGGGAGTACCAGGCCGAGGTGCCCTTCGACACGGTCACCGTGAGGATCAGGGCGGAGCCTGTGGACTGCAGCTGCCAGGTGCACCTGGACGAGCGCAGGGGGCCCAG AATGGCTAACTACCCCGTGGGGCTGGGCAGCAGCAGGATCAGTATCCTGGTGACGGACGAGTCGGAGGCGGAGCCTGTCATCATGACGATCTACACGCTCAGCATCTACCGGCAGACCCGGCCCAGCCTGCCCATGTTCAGCGAGCACGTCACCTGCGGCTTTGAGCAG GACTGTGGGCTGCTGGTCCAGCCCGACCGCCCCTGCGGTTTGGAGCCTCTCTCTGGGACACCATCTCCAGGCGAGCCCCAGGTTTATGATCGGGCCTGTTCTTCAGGGGATGCTCCAG GCCGGTGGGTGGTTCCTTGTCTCAGTTGCTCTGACAACCGGACCTGTGACTGGCGGGAGGTATCCTGGCAACCCTACGGCTGCCGCCACCCGGTGCTGACCCGGCCGCAGCTGCAGAGCTGCTTGATGGACAGGAAG gtcctcttcatTGGCGACTCCACCAACCGCGGGATGATGTACTACCTGATGGAGCGAGTCAACGCCACGCTGCAGGACTGGGACAAGGCCCACGACACCATCGTCTACCACAACGTCAACCAGGGCCACACCCTCATCAGCTACTCCTACTACCCCCAATTCTGGCTGGAGAAGGCCCGGAGGCCCACCTTCAAGAGGGCCCTGGAGCTGCTCATAGAGAG GTCCCGCCCCCTGGAGGACTCCGCCCAGACGGTGCTGGTTGCCGGGGGCGTCCAGTGGCTGAACACCAATCACCTGACCATCCTGCACCAGGTGCTCAAGAG GGAAAACCTGCTCAACATCCTGGTGGTGGTAAAGTCTCTGGGAATGGGCTTTCATCTTCCGGTGGATGGGATTCGCTCACTGTCCCTT CGTGGAGTGCAGGATCTTTACAGCGTGAACGAGAACATTCTCACAGCTGCAAAGCACTATGGGTATGAGGTCATTGACACCTTCCGCATCACAATGGGGCGCTACAAAGAGTTCCTGCAGGGGAAGTGTGCCTGCCATTTCCATGAG GTTGGGAGGCCGGCGTCCTCCCCAGCGCCGCTGCACAGACAGATGAAGCTGTttgggcagggggaggagggcagaACCGGCCCCAGCACAGCCGGGCCTCAGCAGGACCAGCggcccggacccggacccggctCGCCCTACCACGTGCACGGCCCTGTAAACCAGGTTTACTCTGAGATCCTGCTCAGCCGCCTGTGCGCCAGCCCGAGAAACAGCACCCTGCGGCCCCACTGA
- the cped1 gene encoding cadherin-like and PC-esterase domain-containing protein 1 isoform X1: protein MICRLSGTFKAAREAGMFCRQLWTLRRRCCPRSVLLVGVALCLVYQTLAVARSRLKASPTVSTLPNKSTEPVEQFGQLLIKHPERLNSMIGGLKNESSNVQLSPSGRGRKAVVLIGQRVAADTEVQLYLRVLQEQGYAVRVWRYAEASAALRRDVGAPGGSDWALLLCVPGGSERVCSSRAESPLLQPHQRVSVIPELDRAFSHLAGLCRFQSDSRLSGLEFPIIPSACEQRRDSGSPATPQWTPPHPPLGLAAGRGFVAMVKVYVLVTSVTPLTAFLHRTGLVRTDLSSSGYVSKLQSFLLKHLGADAPLALASVREAVGGVLLAATATVSASQPRSRCVLCFQLLTFTLHFNGSLLPEIVQVQKDLHFEDLEDPDFEGQITKELILEDALKFLLPPTTENPDLTKLFSESGTPIGEKYGGCVGTNGACLPPGEAHLLLQFAHQLRTGGPFKLLYPATSPGLTALQHHLSQRFRTAGNSGTGVLLAGLLSWVLNQTGMGDPEGPRGGTSAEGSPNSLLEKYYSQRSDCGHDRCSDPHLRQVYTDPPLALSPPFSPGVREYQAEVPFDTVTVRIRAEPVDCSCQVHLDERRGPRMANYPVGLGSSRISILVTDESEAEPVIMTIYTLSIYRQTRPSLPMFSEHVTCGFEQDCGLLVQPDRPCGLEPLSGTPSPGEPQVYDRACSSGDAPGRWVVPCLSCSDNRTCDWREVSWQPYGCRHPVLTRPQLQSCLMDRKVLFIGDSTNRGMMYYLMERVNATLQDWDKAHDTIVYHNVNQGHTLISYSYYPQFWLEKARRPTFKRALELLIERSRPLEDSAQTVLVAGGVQWLNTNHLTILHQVLKRENLLNILVVVKSLGMGFHLPVDGIRSLSLRGVQDLYSVNENILTAAKHYGYEVIDTFRITMGRYKEFLQGKCACHFHEVGRPASSPAPLHRQMKLFGQGEEGRTGPSTAGPQQDQRPGPGPGSPYHVHGPVNQVYSEILLSRLCASPRNSTLRPH, encoded by the exons ATGATATGCCGCTTGTCCGGAACCTTCAAAGCTGCAAGAGAAGCGGGGATGTTCTGTCGGCAGCTTTGGACGCTCCGCCGTCGCTGTTGTCCGCGTTCAGTGCTGCTCGTAGGAGTTGCGTTATGCCTCGTCTACCAGACCCTGGCGGTCGCCCGGAGTCGGTTGAAGGCTAGCCCTACCGTCTCTACCCTGCCGAACAAGTCAACGGAGCCTGTCGAGCAGTTTGGGCAATTATTGATCAAACACCCAGAGCGCCTTAATTCTATGATTGGAGGTTTGAAAAACGAATCCTCAAAT GTCCAGCTGAGCCCGTCGGGGCGTGGCAGGAAGGCGGTGGTGCTGATTGGTCAGCGCGTCGCCGCGGATACGGAGGTGCAGCTGTACCTGCGGGTCCTGCAGGAGCAGGGCTACGCAGTCAGGGTGTGGCGCTACGCGGAGGCCAGCGCTGCTCTGCGGCGGGACGTGGGCGCTCCAG GTGGCAGTGACTGGgcgctgctgctgtgtgtgccgGGCGGGTCTGAGCgggtctgcagcagcagggcggagTCTCCGCTCCTCCAGCCTCATCAGAGG GTGAGCGTCATACCTGAGCTGGACCGGGCGTTCTCTCACCTGGCCGGGCTCTGCCGCTTCCAGAGCGACAGCAGGCTgtcag GACTTGAATTTCCCATCATTCCCTCTGCCTGTGAGCAGCGGAGAGACAGCGGAAGCCCAGCCACACCGCAATG gaccccaccccaccctcccctggGCCTCGCCGCGGGACGCGGGTTCGTTGCCATGGTGAAAGTGTACGTCCTCGTCACCTCGGTGACGCCCCTCACGGCCTTCCTCCACCGCACCGGCCTGGTCAGGACGGACCTCTCCAGCAGCGGCTACGTCTCCAAG CTCCAGTCCTTCCTCCTGAAGCACCTGGGAGCCGACGCCCCTCTGGCCCTCGCCAGCGTCAGGGAGGCGGTGGGCGGAGTCCTCCTGGCTGCCACGGCGACCGTCTCAGCATCCCAGCCCCGAAGCAG GTGCGTCCTCTGTTTCCAGCTGCTGACGTTCACCCTGCACTTCAACGGCTCTCTGCTCCCCGAGATCGTCCAG GTGCAGAAGGACTTGCACTTCGAGGACCTGGAGGACCCAGACTTTGAAGGCCAGATAACCAAAGAGCTCATTCTAGAAGACGCTCTCAAGTTCCTGCTTCCTCCGACCACAGAAAACCCCGACCTAACGAAGCTCTTCTCTGAGTCAGGCACTCCGATTGGAGAGAAG TACGGTGGCTGTGTGGGGACAAACGGAGCCTGTCTGCCTCCTGGTGAGGCACATCTGCTCCTCCAGTTTGCACACCAGTTGAGAACGGGGGGGCCCTTTAAACTG CTCTACCCCGCGACCTCTCCTGGCCTCACCGCCCTCCAGCACCATCTCTCCCAAAGGTTCCGCACcgcagggaattctgggacagGAGTCCTCCTGGCGGGGCTGTTGAGCTGGGTCCTCAACCAGACAGG GATGGGTGATCCAGAGGGACCCAGAGGAGGCACTTCAGCAGAAGGTTCCCCAAATTCCCTGTTAGAGAAAT ATTACTCACAGCGGTCAGACTGTGGTCACG ACAGGTGCTCGGACCCCCACCTGCGGCAGGTGTACACAGACCCCCCGCTGGCCCTCAGCCCCCCGTTCAGCCCCGGGGTGCGGGAGTACCAGGCCGAGGTGCCCTTCGACACGGTCACCGTGAGGATCAGGGCGGAGCCTGTGGACTGCAGCTGCCAGGTGCACCTGGACGAGCGCAGGGGGCCCAG AATGGCTAACTACCCCGTGGGGCTGGGCAGCAGCAGGATCAGTATCCTGGTGACGGACGAGTCGGAGGCGGAGCCTGTCATCATGACGATCTACACGCTCAGCATCTACCGGCAGACCCGGCCCAGCCTGCCCATGTTCAGCGAGCACGTCACCTGCGGCTTTGAGCAG GACTGTGGGCTGCTGGTCCAGCCCGACCGCCCCTGCGGTTTGGAGCCTCTCTCTGGGACACCATCTCCAGGCGAGCCCCAGGTTTATGATCGGGCCTGTTCTTCAGGGGATGCTCCAG GCCGGTGGGTGGTTCCTTGTCTCAGTTGCTCTGACAACCGGACCTGTGACTGGCGGGAGGTATCCTGGCAACCCTACGGCTGCCGCCACCCGGTGCTGACCCGGCCGCAGCTGCAGAGCTGCTTGATGGACAGGAAG gtcctcttcatTGGCGACTCCACCAACCGCGGGATGATGTACTACCTGATGGAGCGAGTCAACGCCACGCTGCAGGACTGGGACAAGGCCCACGACACCATCGTCTACCACAACGTCAACCAGGGCCACACCCTCATCAGCTACTCCTACTACCCCCAATTCTGGCTGGAGAAGGCCCGGAGGCCCACCTTCAAGAGGGCCCTGGAGCTGCTCATAGAGAG GTCCCGCCCCCTGGAGGACTCCGCCCAGACGGTGCTGGTTGCCGGGGGCGTCCAGTGGCTGAACACCAATCACCTGACCATCCTGCACCAGGTGCTCAAGAG GGAAAACCTGCTCAACATCCTGGTGGTGGTAAAGTCTCTGGGAATGGGCTTTCATCTTCCGGTGGATGGGATTCGCTCACTGTCCCTT CGTGGAGTGCAGGATCTTTACAGCGTGAACGAGAACATTCTCACAGCTGCAAAGCACTATGGGTATGAGGTCATTGACACCTTCCGCATCACAATGGGGCGCTACAAAGAGTTCCTGCAGGGGAAGTGTGCCTGCCATTTCCATGAG GTTGGGAGGCCGGCGTCCTCCCCAGCGCCGCTGCACAGACAGATGAAGCTGTttgggcagggggaggagggcagaACCGGCCCCAGCACAGCCGGGCCTCAGCAGGACCAGCggcccggacccggacccggctCGCCCTACCACGTGCACGGCCCTGTAAACCAGGTTTACTCTGAGATCCTGCTCAGCCGCCTGTGCGCCAGCCCGAGAAACAGCACCCTGCGGCCCCACTGA